Part of the Kitasatospora sp. NBC_01266 genome, CTCGATCGTGGAGCGCGATCCGGACGGCCCGATCTACAACACCTCGCTGGTCTTCTCGCCGAGCGGCGAGCTGCTGCACACCTACCGCAAGATCCACCGCTTCGGTTTCGACAGCGGTGAGGCGGTGGTGATGGGGGCCGGGCAGGAGATCGTCACGGCCGCCACCGACTTCGGCACGCTGGGTCTGGCGACCTGCTACGACCTGCGCTTCCCCGAGCTCTTCCGGGCGCTGCTGGACGCCGGGGCACAGTTGCTGGTGGTCCCGGCGGCCTGGCCCGCGCGGCGGCGCGAGCACTGGACCCTGCTGGCCCGGGCGCGGGCGGTGGAGGAGCAGGCCTTCGTGCTGGCCTGCAACACGGCCGGCACCCACGGCGGGGTCGAGCAGGCCGGGCACAGCCTGGTGGTCGACCCCTGGGGCACGGTGCTGGCCGAGGCCGGCCCGGACGAGCAGGTGCTGACCGTCGAGTTCGACCCGGCCGCGGTGGCCAAGGCGCGTGAGGAGTTCCCGGTGCTGCGCGACCGGCTGCTCGGCATCCCGGCGCCGGTGCGGCGCTGACGGTGGGAGCGTTCCACCGGCCGGTGCGGCGCTGACGGTGGGAGCGTTCCACCGGCCGGTGCGGCGCTGACGGGGGGCCGGAGCTGCGCCGAGCGGGATTGTGTGGTTTTTGCGCGCCTTTTGAGAGGATGATCTCTCGATGACGGCCCGCGGCGGGCCTGGCGGCTGGTCGAAGGAGGGTGTGCCGGTGAGCATCGGCGGTCTGGGGAGACTCCCGATCCAGCGCAACAGCCTGCGCGAGCAGATCGCCGGGGCGCTGCGCGAGGAGTTGATGGCGGGTCGGCTGGCGGCCGGCGGCAACTTCACCGTGAAGGAGATCGCCGAGCTGTACGGCGTCTCGGCCACCCCGGCCCGGGAGGCGCTGGTCGACCTGGCGGCGCAGGGGCTGCTGCGGGCCGAGCACCACCGCGGGTTCACCGTGCCGGAGCTCAGCTGGACCGACTTCCTGGAGATCTTCGAAGCCAGGGTGATGCTCACCGACAGTGCCTTCCGCCGGCTGTCGATGCAGCCGAGCGGCTACGACTGGTCGCGGCTCAGCTCGCTGCGGCGCCGGGCCGAGGCGGCCGCGCGGGCCGCTCGCGCGGGGCAGCTGGACGTGATGGTCGGCTGCGACCGGCGGTTCTGGAACGAGATGTCCGGGTTCCTGGAGAACCAGCGGATCGCCGACTACCTGGACTGGCTGCGGGTGCAGTCCTGGATGTTCGCGGCGCGCTTCCTGCGGGCCCGCGAGCAGCTGGCCGGCGTCTGCTGGGACCGGCAGAGCGAGCTGGTCGAGCTGATCGCCTCGCGCGACCTGGCCGGCGCGCGGCGGATGATCGGCGAGTACAACCTGTTCACGGTGCGGCTGCTGGCCCAGCTGGCGGGGGAGTCGCTGGAGAGCGTCTCGGTGCTGCCGCTGTTGACGGCCGAGCCGGCCGGGACGCTGCCGGAGCCTTGTTCGATGCTCCCCACTCCGCCGCCGCCGATGGGCCGGTAGGGTGGTTCGGGCGTCGAGGAGTCCGGCCGGCCGGTGCCGGTAGGGCTCCGGTGTCGGCGTGTCGAGGAACCGAAGCCAGTGAGAGGAAGAGCGGCCCGTGGCCTGTGACCTCTGGCTCGTACCGCTGGTGGACGTACTGAGCCACAACCCGGACAACCCGTTCCGCGAGGACCTCGCGGTCTACAACGCGGCACTGACCGCGCGCGGTCTGCCCGGCGTGCCGGTGTACGAGTTCGCCCCCGGGATCACCGGTGAGGTGGAGCCGATAGCGGCCTTCGACTACGACTCGCTGCACTTCCTGCGCCGCGCCTACCTGCTCCAGCTGACCGGCTTCCAGCTGACCCCGGTGGACGCGCTCGGCGGCGACTACGAGCAGCTGCTGGAGATGTTCGAGTCCACGGCCGAGCAGTCCCACCTGGTCTGGCACTTCGACCACGCCGGCGCGTACGTGCCGATCGAGTTCCAGGTGCCGCTGGTGGACGAGGAGCTGCTGACCTCCGGCGGCCCGCTGGGCTCCTCCTACGGGCTGCTGCGGGAGTTGCAGGCGATCGCGCCCGCGCTCGGCATCGACCCGCTGAACCCGCCGGGTCCGACCCGGCCGCTCGGGCCGACCGGACTGGAGCAGCCGTTCGCCCCGCCGCTGGACGACGTGCACCCGTACGCGCGGGAGCGGCACGCCTGGGCCGGCCTCTACGCGGCGGCCACGAGGAGCCTGACGCAGGGTTCGATGGTGGTCTTCGCCTGATCCCAGGCGGGTGGGCCGGGTCCTCGCGGCCTTCGCGCGGCCCCGACCGCCCTGCCGCGGCGCCGCCGACCCGGCTACCGCAGCGGACCCTCCGGCGGCCGCTGGCGCGGCATGGTCGGCCTGGTGCCGGGCGCCGGCAGCACCCGGACCTGGGCCGGTGTGCCGCTCTCGGGGCGTCCGCCCCAGCTGCCCGGGGCCTGGGTGGGCAGCTGGGTCATCCGGGCCCGGAACTCGAGCATCCACTCCGAGGTCTCGCCGCGGACCAGCTCCGACACGTCCTCGCAGAACCGCCGCAGCACGCCCAGGCAGCGCTCGGCCGCCTCGCCCGCGGTGCCCTCGGTGGGGCCGAGCACCTCGCGCACGCACTCCGAGGCCCAGTCGAACTGGAAGGCCTCCAGCCGCCGCTGCAGCGCCTGCGCGGTGGAGACGTCCCGCATCCAGCCCGAGCTGAGCCCGAACGCCCGGTCGGCGGCCAGGCAGCCGCCCGCCAGCGCCAGGGCGACATACCCCCAGGCGGTGCCGTGCGGCAGCCGGCCGGTCAGCTGGACCAGCGGCAGGGTGACCCCCGCCACCCCGAGGGTGGCCGCGCCGATCCGCAGCAGCCGCGCCCAGCGGCGCTTCCACAGCCGGTCCCGGCGGTACCAGTCGATCGCCTCGACCGCGCGCTCCTCGGACCAGCGGTAGAGCTCCTCGAGCCGCTCGGCCGGCTCACCCCAGTCGCCGAGCGGGAACTGGCGGGCACTCAGATCGGCGCGGCGACGGGTGGCGGCCCGGTCCCGTCCGGCGGCGGCCGCCGTGCCGGGCTGGTCCTCCTCGCCGAGGTCCTTGCCCCAGGGACTCTCCTCGGGCTGCATTTCGGGCTGGCTCACCTGTGGGGCTCCCTTGACGGGCCTGACCGTGCTGACAGGCCTGACTGCTGCGCGGACTGCCGCTGCGCGGACGTGCTGCGGGCACTGGTCGACTCTTGGCACTGGCTGGGGCACTGCTCTTGGCACTACTGGGCACTGCTGGGTATCCAACAGCACTTCTTACCGCCAAATGGCTGACCGTGTGACGTCTCCCCCATGATCGTTACCCGAAAAGACGTCGGTAACCCGTGGTGGCGGGGTTGCGGAAGACGGCGCGAATTCACTCTCCCGAGCGAGTACACGGGGTGCCGCGAACCTGACCGGGTCCGCCGCCTGGAGGAACGGACGAACGAGATCGCTGTTCAGGGCCTGCCCGTTGGCGATTTCCACAGCCCGGTGGATCAGCGGGAACAGGCCACCGACTACCCTTGCCAACCGTGAAGGTCCTCGTCATCGGCGGCGGCGCCCGCGAACACGCCCTGTGCCGCTCCCTGTCCCAAGATCCCGCCGTCAGCGAGCTGCACTGCGCCCCGGGCAATGCCGGGATCGCGCGGGTGGCGACGGTCCATCCGGTCGACCAGCTGGACGGCGCGCAGGTCACCGCGCTCGCCCAGCGGCTGGCCGCCGACCTGGTGGTGGTCGGCCCCGAGGCCCCGCTGGTGGCCGGGGTCGCCGATCCGCTGCGCGCGGCCGGCATCCCGGTCTTCGGCCCGTCCGCCGAGGCGGCCCAGCTGGAGGGCTCCAAGGCCTTCGCCAAGGACGTGATGGCCGGGGCCGCGGTGCCCACCGCCCGTTCCTACCTCTGCACCACCCCCGAGGAGGCCGCCGAGGCGCTGGACGCCTTCGGGCCCCCCTACGTGGTCAAGGACGACGGCCTGGCGGCCGGCAAGGGCGTGGTGGTCACCGCCGACCGCACCGCCGCGCTGGCCCACGCCGCCGCGTGCGACCGCGTGGTGATCGAGGAGTACCTGGACGGCCCGGAGGTCTCGCTCTTCGCGATCACCGACGGCACCACCGTGCTCCCGCTGCAGCCGGCGCAGGACTTCAAGCGCGCGCTGGACGGCGACGCCGGTCCCAACACCGGTGGCATGGGCGCCTATTCGCCGCTGCCCTGGGCCCCCGAGGGCCTGGTCGCCGAGGTGCTGGAGACCGTCCTGCAGCCCACCGTGGACGAGCTGCGGCGGCGGGGCACCCCGTTCTCCGGCCTGCTCTACGCGGGCCTGGCGCTCACCTCGCGCGGCACCCGGGTGATCGAGTTCAACGCGCGCTTCGGCGACCCGGAGACCCAGGTGGTGCTGGCCCGGCTGCGGACCCCGCTGGCGGGCGTGCTGCTGGCCGCCGCCAAGGGCACGCTGGCCGACCTGGAGCCGCTGCGCTGGTCCGAGCAGGCCGCCGTCACCGTGGTGGTGGCCGCCGAGGGCTACCCGGCCGCGCCGCGCTCCGGCGACCCGATCGAGGGCCTGGAGAAGGCCGAGGCGGCCGACGGCACGGTCTGGGTGCTGCACGCGGGCACCCGGGCGGACGCCGAGGGCCGGGTGCTCAGCGCCGGTGGCCGGGTGCTCTCGGTCACCGCGACCGGTGCGGACCTGACCCAGGCCCGCGAGCGCGCCTACCAGGGCGTGGCCGAGATCCGGTTGGACGGCTCGCAGCACCGCACCGACATCGCGCTGCAGGCGGCCCGCGACGCCGGCTGAACCACCGCGTACGACGTTCATCAGGGGCGCTGCCTCCGGTCATCCCACCGGGCGCAGCGCCCCTCGGCGTTCGGCCGGCTGTTCGGCCGCGTCACCGATGGTTGCGAACGGCCGGGCGATTCCAGCCCTTCGAGTGAATGACGCGTCAGCGGGCTGACGTAGTGGCACCGGGGGCCGTAGGGTGCGCTGAACCGCGGTGCCGATGGGGGTGAATCCGCGATCGCCGCCGGGTGCGCGGGCTCGCGCGGGGGGAAGCTGCAAGGACCGGGGGCGTGCCGTCATCAGGACGGGTGGAAACCGGGCCGAACCGGAACACCCGCAACGGCAGGCGCGTCAGAACTGGCAGGAGGACTCGCGGGACGGGTGACCGGGCGCTACCCGCCCGGGGGTACCGCCCGGTCGGCGCCGCCCGATTGGTTCACGTCGATCGGGCCCGCGCGAAGGAATCTCGAAGGTCCCGACTCCGAAGGGGGTGCAGCACCGGATGGCCGCTTTCGACGCCGCACGCGCACGGGCGCACGCCGTGCTGCGGATCCGCGCCCTGGCTCGGGCAGCGGCGGTGCTGCCCGCCGCCGTCGCCGTGGTGCTGCTGGCCGGGAGGTTCACCGGCCGGATCGGTGCCCCCGGCGCACCGGACGCCGCCGGCTGGGACGTGGTGCGCTGGGTGGTCGGCGCGCTCGCCGTGCTGGTCGGCCTGCTCGCGCTGGCCGCCGCCCACCGGCACGCCCGCGCGGTGCCACCGAGCACCCCGGCGGTGCCGGTGCCGCTCGAGCAGGCACCCGAACTGCACCGGCTGATCCGGGAGCTGGCCGACCGGCTCGGCGTGCCGGGCCCGGTCGCGATCGCGATCACCCCGGACTGCGACAGCTGGCTGGAGGAGCCGACCGGTCCGCCGAGCACGCCGCTCCAGGCGTTGCGCGAGCGCCTCGGCCACCCGCTGCCGGCCACCGGTGCCGGCCCGCACCGGCCGGCCGGACAGCTGCTGGTGATCGGCTCGCCCTTCCTCTGGTGGATGCGGGCCGACGAACTGCGCGCTCTGCTCGCCCCGGTGGTGGCCGGCACCGCGGCCGCCGCGGATCCGGAGATCGCCGCCGCCCGCCGCTTCGTCCGGGGGCTGGACGCCGCGCTCGGCTCGGGCCGCCGGACCCCGGTGGCCCGGCTGCTCGACCGGATCACCCGCGCGCTGCTGAAGGCCTGCCGCGCGCACGTGGCCGAGTTGGAGCGCGCCGCCGCCGCGGCCGCCTCCGAGCAGGCCAAGGCGGTCGACTACGGGCTGCGGATCGCCGCCCAGGGCCAGGTCGGCCTGGCCTACGCCGGGTGGGACCGGCTGCTCACCCGGGTGGCGCTGCCGGCCTGGCGGCTGGGCCGCTGCCCCGCCCAGCTGAACGCCGGGGTGGTCGCCGCGCTGACCGAGCTGTCCCGCCGCGACCGGCTGGCCGAGGGGTACGAGAGCCGGCTCGGCGACCGCCCCGCCTGCGACCTGCTGGAGGAGCCGGGCGAGATGGACTCGGCGGTCTCGCTGCTGGCCGCCGAGCTCTTCCACGGCCCGGTCCGCGGCGGCCGGGCCGACCTGCCCTGGGAGGACTACCCCGAGCAGGTGGTGGACCGCGGCTGGCGGCTGCAGGCGATGGCCCTGCAGGAGGCGCTGGACACCAACGCCCCGCCCGGCCCGGTGGCCGGGAGTGCCAAGGCGCCGACCCTGGCCCGGCTGCTCGACCGGCTGGCCGCCGGCGGCGGCGACCAGCTCGCCCGCACCCTGGCGGCCAGCCCGCCCCCGGCGGTGCCCGGCGCCGCCGAGCGAGGAGGGCGCGAGCTGCTGGCCGACTGCGTGACGGCGATGGTCTGCTGCGCGGCGGTGGACGGGGCCGGCGGTCGCCCCGGCCTGGACTGGCTGGACGGCCCGGTGCTGCTGCTCGGCGGGGTCCGCCGGGGGGACCTGGCCGACCCGGTGGTCGAGGCGGTCGAACAGGGCGCCGCGGGCCCGCTGCGGGTCTGGCTGGAGGCCGCTGGGATCCGCCTGGAGAAGCCCGTCCGGCTGGGCTGACCGTACGTCAACAACCGTTCCATCCAACACCGTTGAAGCGACTTGCGACCTTGGGGTGACGCGTCGGCGGCACTGTGTGGTCTGCTGGACCACACGCACATTTCGGTGGCACATGCCACCGGCGGCGCACCGTGGGAGGGGCGACGTGGAGAAGGAGTCGGCGGGCCGCAGATGGGAGTCCGGGACGCTCGCGCACGGCGTCTCGGACCCGTTCGGACAGGGGCCGCTGCCCTGGCTGCGCAGTCCTGACGAGTACCTGGCCGGCACCGAGGGCGCCATCCCCTGGTACGTCAGCACCGACGCCCCCGGCCAGCAGCCGCTGCCCGCGCCCGGCGGCTCCCGGCCGGCGGGCCGGGGGACGGTCGGCACCCCGCGCAACTCCGATGACGTGGTCCAGCAGATCAAGGGCTTCGCCTCGGCCGGCCCGGTCTACCCCGGCGGCTCGGTGGACCTGCGGGTCACCGTCCACCCGCCGCGCGACTTCGTGGTGGACGTCTACCGGATCGGCCACTACGCGGGCGCCGGCGCCCAGCACATGACGGCCAGTCCGCTGATCGCCGGGCTGCGGCAGCCGGCGCCGCTGGTGGTCGACCGGACGGTCAGCTGCCATCACTGGTGGCACTCCTGGCGCCAGCAGATCCCGGCCCACTGGCGGCCCGGCGCCTACGTCGCGGTGCTCACCACCGCCGACCAGCGCCACCGCAGCCACATCCCGTTCACCGTGCGCGACCCGCTGGCCGCCGGCCCGGCCGACCCCGGACCGGCCGCGGACCTGCTGCTGGTGCTGCCGGACGTCACCTGGCAGGCGTACAACCTGTTCCCGGAGGACGGGCACACCGGCGCCAGCCTCTACCACGCCTGGGACGAGCAGGGGCGGCTGCTCGGTGAGCCTCAGGCGGCGGTCACCGTCTCCTTCGACCGGCCGCACGCGGGCGCCGGCCTGCCGCTGCACGTCGGGCACGCCTACGACTTCATCCGCTGGGCCGAGCGGTACGGCTACGACCTCGCCTACGCCACCGCCTCCGACCTGCACGCGGGGCTGGTCGAGCCGTCCCGGCACCGGGCGCTGATCTTCCCCGGGCACGACGAGTACTGGTCGGATCCGATGCGCCGCACCGTCGAGCGGGCCAGGGACCGCGGCACCTCGCTGGTCTTCCTCTCCGCCAACACCATGTACTGGCGGGTCGAGCTGACCAGCGGCGCCTGCGGCGAGCCGGGCCGGCTGCTCAACTGCCGCAAGCGCCAGCGGGTGCCCGCCGACTCGCCGGCCGCGGGCCCGTCCGGTGCGGTCAGCGCGCTGTGGCGGGACGCGGGGGAGCCCGAGCAGCAGCTGCTGGGCGTCCAGTACGCGGGCCGGGTGGCCCAGCCGGTGCCGCTGGTGGCCGGCAACACCTGGCACTGGCTCTGGGCCGGTACCGGGCTGCGGGACGGCGACGAGGTGGCCAACCTGGTGGCGGGCGAGGCCGACCGCTACTTCCCCAAGGTGGCGCTGCCCGCGCACAGCGAGCGCACCCTGCTCGCCCACTCGCCCTACCGGGACGAGCTCGGCCGCCCCCGCCACCAGGAGACCTCGCTCTACCGGGCGCCCAGCGGCGCCTACGTCTTCGCCGCCGGCACCTTCGCCTGGTCACCCGCCCTGGACCGGCCGGGCCACACCGACGAACGGATCCAGAAGGCCACCGCCAATCTGCTCGACCGGGTCTGCAAGGACGGGTGAGCCCGGTTCGGCGCAGGGGTGCATGAAAGACTCCCCCTGTCCGAGCAGCGACCCCCACTCCTGAGGACTGAAGCAACCTTGAGCGGATTTGTCACCAAGCCCGAGCCGGTCCAGGTCCCTGGCCTGGTCCACCTGCACACCGGCAAGGTGCGCGACCTCTACCGGGATCAGGCCGGCCGCCTGGTCATGGTGGCCAGCGACCGCACCTCGGCTTTCGACTGGGTGCTGCCCAGCGACATCCCCGACAAGGGCCGGATCCTGACCCAGCTCTCGCTCTGGTGGTTCGCCCAGATCGCCGACCTGGTGCCCAACCACGTGCTCTCCACCGAACTGCCCGAGGGCGCCCCCGCCGACTGGGCCGGGCGCACCATGATCTGCGACGACCTGAAGATGTTCCCGGTCGAGTGCGTGGCCCGCGGCTACCTGACCGGCTCCGGTCTGCTGGAGTACCGGGAGAGCCGGACGGTCTGCGGCATCGTGCTCTCCGAGGGCCTGGTGGACGGCTCCGAGCTGCCCGCGCCGATCTACACCCCGGCGCTCAAGGCCGAGGTCGGCGAGCACGACGAGAACGTCCCCTACGAGGAGACGGCCCGCCGGATCGGCGCCGACTGGGCCGCCGAGCTGCGCCAGACCACGCTGGCCGTCTACACCCGGGCCCGGGACATCGCCAGGGAGCGCGGCCTGATCCTGGCCGACACCAAGTTCGAGTTCGGCCTGCGGGACGACGCGTTGGTGATCGGCGACGAGGTGCTCACCCCCGACTCCTCGCGGTACTGGCCGGCCGACGACTGGGAGCCGGGCCGGGCGCAGCAGAGCTACGACAAGCAGTTCGTCCGGGACTGGCTGACCTCGCCCGCCTCCGGCTGGGACCGCACCAGCGAGCAGCCGCCGCCGGCGCTGCCCGCCGACATCCTGGAGCGCACCCGGGTCAAGTACGTCGAGGCGTACGAGCGGCTGACCGGGACCGAGTGGGTCTGAACCGAGTGGGCCTGAACCGAGTGGGCCTGAACCGGGTAGGTCTGGGGCCCATCGCCGCAGGATGAGTTTCCACGGGTCGGCGGTGACATTCGTCACCGCCGACCCGTTCGGTTCCCGCTCCGCGGTGAACTCGGTGAACTCAGCCGAAAACGCGAAATGGGCCTCCCGAGGGAGACCCATTTCACTTTGGAGCGGACGACGAGATTCGAACTCGCGACCCTCACCTTGGCAAGGTGATGCTCTACCAACTGAGCCACGTCCGCATGATCTTTAGTTGTCCTACTGTACCGCATGGTTACTGCTGTACTGCGAGCGGACGACGAGATTCGAACTCGCGACCCTCACCTTGGCAAGGTGATGCTCTACCAACTGAGCCACGTCCGCACGGTACTGGTGGGCACCGGCCGCTGCTCCCGCTTCCGGTTGCGGCGACGAGAAATACTCTACCCCATCGTCGGGAGTGCTCACGCATCCCTTCCGTCGCGGCCGCCCGGCGGCGACGGAAGGGCGGGTGGCAGGGCCTCAGTTGGCCTCGGCGAACGCTTCGTAGACGTGCTTGGGGATCCGGCCGCGGGCCGGCAGCTCCATGCCCCGGGACTGGGCCCAGGCGCGCACGGCGGCCGGGTCGGGAGCGAGTGCGGTGCGGCGGAACGACTTTCCGGTGCGGCTCTGGCGGCGGCCGGCAGCGACGAAGGGGGCGAGCGCCTCCCGAAGCTTTTCCGCGTTGTCCAGGGACAGGTCGATCTCGTACGACTTCCCGTCGACGCCGAAGTGGACGGTTTCGGCGGCGGCGCCGCCGTCCAGGTCGTCGGAGAGCGTGACAACTACACGCTGAGCCATGGGTGTCAATCCTCTCGGCAATTCGGCCGACGGGCGCGGTGTGCCGCGGCGGCCCTGTGCTCCGGCACTCCAGGGGCATACGGGTACGTCTCGGACGCACCGCCTGCGCAGCTCCTGGCACTGCCGGTGGCCCTATTCTGCACCCGGAGTGCGACGAAAATCGATGGGCCTTGCATTCTTTTTCCGGATATTCACCTCGCTTCGCCTCCGTACCGATACTTCGCCCCGGATACCGCCGGGTATCCGTGGTCGATCTGTCCGGTGTGCCGGTATTCGGTGGGGCATCGGGCGGGGGGCGGCGGAGCCTGGGAAGTTCTTTAAAGAGGGAGGAAACGGGCGCCCTGGAACGCCGGAAGCCTTGTGGCGTAAGGGGTACGGGTCTACGCGCGTCGAGATCCCCGGGCCGTCGAACGGCCGTTGAACCCCGGTACTCTGAAGGTCCCCCGCCTTCACGCACCACACCTTTGGGAGTGCCAGTGGCACGCGTCGTAGTCGACGTCATGCTCAAGCCGGAGATCCTCGACCCCCAGGGACAGGCGGTGCAGCGCGCACTGCCCCGTCTCGGATTCACCGGGATCGCCGACGTCCGCCAGGGCAAGCGTTTCGAGCTGGAACTGGAGGGCCCGGTGGACGACGCCGCGCTCGCCCGGATCCGCGAAGCCGCCGAGACCTTCCTGGCCAACACCGTCATCGAGGACTTCACGGTTCGCGTCGAGGAGTCGCAGTGACCACCCGGGTCGGCGTTGTCACGTTCCCCGGCTCGCTGGACGACCGGGACGCGCAGCGCGCGATCCGGCTGGCCGGCGCCGAGCCGGTCGCGCTCTGGCACCGCGACGAGGACCTGCACCAGGTCGACGCGGTGGTCCTGCCCGGCGGATTCAGCTACGGCGACTATCTGCGGGCCGGCGCCATCTCGCGCT contains:
- a CDS encoding carbon-nitrogen family hydrolase; translated protein: MRASLIQLSVSDAEPAAERRARVAALVRAQQGADLVVLPELWPLGGFAYDAWSDGAEPLDGPTADAMSAAARAAGVWLHAGSIVERDPDGPIYNTSLVFSPSGELLHTYRKIHRFGFDSGEAVVMGAGQEIVTAATDFGTLGLATCYDLRFPELFRALLDAGAQLLVVPAAWPARRREHWTLLARARAVEEQAFVLACNTAGTHGGVEQAGHSLVVDPWGTVLAEAGPDEQVLTVEFDPAAVAKAREEFPVLRDRLLGIPAPVRR
- a CDS encoding GntR family transcriptional regulator, whose protein sequence is MSIGGLGRLPIQRNSLREQIAGALREELMAGRLAAGGNFTVKEIAELYGVSATPAREALVDLAAQGLLRAEHHRGFTVPELSWTDFLEIFEARVMLTDSAFRRLSMQPSGYDWSRLSSLRRRAEAAARAARAGQLDVMVGCDRRFWNEMSGFLENQRIADYLDWLRVQSWMFAARFLRAREQLAGVCWDRQSELVELIASRDLAGARRMIGEYNLFTVRLLAQLAGESLESVSVLPLLTAEPAGTLPEPCSMLPTPPPPMGR
- the purD gene encoding phosphoribosylamine--glycine ligase, whose amino-acid sequence is MKVLVIGGGAREHALCRSLSQDPAVSELHCAPGNAGIARVATVHPVDQLDGAQVTALAQRLAADLVVVGPEAPLVAGVADPLRAAGIPVFGPSAEAAQLEGSKAFAKDVMAGAAVPTARSYLCTTPEEAAEALDAFGPPYVVKDDGLAAGKGVVVTADRTAALAHAAACDRVVIEEYLDGPEVSLFAITDGTTVLPLQPAQDFKRALDGDAGPNTGGMGAYSPLPWAPEGLVAEVLETVLQPTVDELRRRGTPFSGLLYAGLALTSRGTRVIEFNARFGDPETQVVLARLRTPLAGVLLAAAKGTLADLEPLRWSEQAAVTVVVAAEGYPAAPRSGDPIEGLEKAEAADGTVWVLHAGTRADAEGRVLSAGGRVLSVTATGADLTQARERAYQGVAEIRLDGSQHRTDIALQAARDAG
- a CDS encoding N,N-dimethylformamidase beta subunit family domain-containing protein, whose amino-acid sequence is MPPAAHRGRGDVEKESAGRRWESGTLAHGVSDPFGQGPLPWLRSPDEYLAGTEGAIPWYVSTDAPGQQPLPAPGGSRPAGRGTVGTPRNSDDVVQQIKGFASAGPVYPGGSVDLRVTVHPPRDFVVDVYRIGHYAGAGAQHMTASPLIAGLRQPAPLVVDRTVSCHHWWHSWRQQIPAHWRPGAYVAVLTTADQRHRSHIPFTVRDPLAAGPADPGPAADLLLVLPDVTWQAYNLFPEDGHTGASLYHAWDEQGRLLGEPQAAVTVSFDRPHAGAGLPLHVGHAYDFIRWAERYGYDLAYATASDLHAGLVEPSRHRALIFPGHDEYWSDPMRRTVERARDRGTSLVFLSANTMYWRVELTSGACGEPGRLLNCRKRQRVPADSPAAGPSGAVSALWRDAGEPEQQLLGVQYAGRVAQPVPLVAGNTWHWLWAGTGLRDGDEVANLVAGEADRYFPKVALPAHSERTLLAHSPYRDELGRPRHQETSLYRAPSGAYVFAAGTFAWSPALDRPGHTDERIQKATANLLDRVCKDG
- a CDS encoding phosphoribosylaminoimidazolesuccinocarboxamide synthase — encoded protein: MSGFVTKPEPVQVPGLVHLHTGKVRDLYRDQAGRLVMVASDRTSAFDWVLPSDIPDKGRILTQLSLWWFAQIADLVPNHVLSTELPEGAPADWAGRTMICDDLKMFPVECVARGYLTGSGLLEYRESRTVCGIVLSEGLVDGSELPAPIYTPALKAEVGEHDENVPYEETARRIGADWAAELRQTTLAVYTRARDIARERGLILADTKFEFGLRDDALVIGDEVLTPDSSRYWPADDWEPGRAQQSYDKQFVRDWLTSPASGWDRTSEQPPPALPADILERTRVKYVEAYERLTGTEWV
- a CDS encoding histone-like nucleoid-structuring protein Lsr2; the protein is MAQRVVVTLSDDLDGGAAAETVHFGVDGKSYEIDLSLDNAEKLREALAPFVAAGRRQSRTGKSFRRTALAPDPAAVRAWAQSRGMELPARGRIPKHVYEAFAEAN
- the purS gene encoding phosphoribosylformylglycinamidine synthase subunit PurS → MARVVVDVMLKPEILDPQGQAVQRALPRLGFTGIADVRQGKRFELELEGPVDDAALARIREAAETFLANTVIEDFTVRVEESQ